From one Salvelinus alpinus chromosome 14, SLU_Salpinus.1, whole genome shotgun sequence genomic stretch:
- the LOC139538919 gene encoding inhibin beta B chain-like, with protein MRRYNLTLACLMACILSIRGTLGTTRARITGAETQTVTQESCASCGLPEASERVDIDLLEAVKRHILNRLQMRERPNITHPIPKAAMVTALRRLHAGKVREDGRVEIPNLDGQASYSNEVHGETSEIISFAESDELASSQASKSSLHFLISSEGNQNLHVSQANLWLYFRLLPTGSEKGPRRRVTVKIHYHEAGTGAAGGARGGTGAGAGGGGRWTLVEKRVDLKRSGWHTFPLSEAVRALFGKGGRRQDLEVRCEGCEAFNVVPILVDPAEPSHRPFLVVRARQVEGNHRIRKRGLECDGSSGGLCCRRQFYIDFRLIGWNDWIIAPAGYYGNYCEGSCPAYMAGVPGSASSFHTAVVNQYRMRGMSPGSVNSCCIPTKLSTMSMLYFDDEYNIVKRDVPNMIVEECGCA; from the exons ATGAGAAGATATAATCTCACACTGGCTTGTTTAATGGCTTGCATACTTTCAATCCGCGGTACCTTGGGGACAACGCGGGCGCGCATAACGGGGGCAGAGACTCAAACCGTCACCCAGGAGTCGTGCGCATCGTGTGGGTTGCCGGAGGCGTCAGAACGGGTGGACATAGACCTTTTGGAAGCAGTTAAGAGGCACATCTTGAACAGATTACAAATGAGAGAAAGACCCAACATCACTCATCCTATTCCCAAGGCTGCAATGGTAACAGCGCTGAGGAGGCTTCACGCCGGTAAGGTACGGGAAGACGGGAGGGTTGAGATCCCCAACCTTGATGGACAAGCTTCCTACAGTAACGAGGTGCATGGGGAGACGTCGGAGATAATCAGTTTTGCAGAATCAG ATGAGCTGGCTTCTTCTCAAGCCTCTAAGTCCAGCCTCCACTTCCTCATCTCCAGTGAAGGGAACCAGAACCTGCATGTGTCTCAGGCCAACCTGTGGCTCTACTTCAGGCTGCTGCCCACCGGCTCCGAGAAAGGGCCTCGACGGAGAGTCACAGTTAAAATCCACTACCATGAGGCAGGGACTGGAGCTGCAGGTGGAGCCAGGGGAGgaacaggggcaggggcaggCGGAGGAGGTCGGTGGACCCTAGTGGAGAAGCGTGTGGACCTAAAGCGCAGCGGCTGGCACACCTTCCCCCTGTCAGAGGCAGTGAGGGCCCTGTTTGGTAAGGGCGGCCGGCGGCAGGACCTGGAGGTGCGTTGTGAGGGCTGTGAGGCATTCAACGTGGTTCCTATCTTAGTTGACCCAGCAGAACCCTCACACAGGCCCTTTCTGGTGGTCCGGGCACGGCAGGTGGAAGGGAACCACCGCATCAGGAAGAGGGGGCTGGAGTGTGACGGGAGCAGTGGAGGCCTGTGCTGCAGACGACAGTTCTACATAGACTTTCGCCTCATTGGCTGGAACGACTGGATCATCGCACCCGCGGGTTATTACGGTAACTACTGCGAGGGAAGCTGCCCGGCGTACATGGCGGGGGTACCGGGGTCGGCGTCATCGTTCCACACGGCGGTGGTCAACCAGTACCGGATGAGGGGCATGAGCCCCGGCTCGGTCAACTCCTGTTGTATCCCCACCAAGCTCAGTACCATGTCTATGCTGTACTTCGACGATGAGTACAACATAGTAAAACGAGACGTGCCCAATATGATAGTGGAAGAGTGTGGCTGTGCCTGA